Genomic window (Egicoccus halophilus):
CGGATCACTCCAGTGCCAGCATGTAGGCGACCAGGGCGTCGATCTCTTCCTCGGAGAGGTTGAGGTTGGGCATGCCGACCTGGTTCTGGGGCTGCATCGGCTTCATCGCGGGCGGGTCACGCAGCCACTCGCGCAGGTGCTCCTCGTCGACCGGGAAGATCGCACCGGCGAACTCCTCACGGCTGGCGAAGTGGGTCAGGTCCGGGCCGACACCCGGGTTGCGTGCGCCCTCGCCGTCCCAGATCTGGTGGCAGGCGGCGCAGCTGCGCTGACCGATGTCGGTGTCGAAGCTGGCGCCGAACAGTTCGGCACCCTGGGCGGCGAGGCCGTCCTCGGGCACCACGGCCGGGGACTGCTGGTTCTCGACCCAGGCCTCGAAGTCGGCCGGTTCCATCGACTCGCCACGGATACGCATGTTGACGTGGCTCAGGCCGCAGTACTCGGCGCACTGCCCGAGGTACCGCCCGGCCGCGTCGGCCTGGATGTTGAGGAACGTGGTCTGCCCGGGAACGACGTCCTGCTTGCCGGCCCAGGCGGGGATCCAGAACGAGTGGATGACCCCGAGGTCGGCGCTGCGACCCGGGTCGCTCGCCGTCATCTCGAGCCGCACCGGGGTGTCGACCGGGATGACGATCTCGTTGGCGGAGTAGATGTCGTAGTCGGGGTAGTAGAACTCCCACCACCAGCGGTGCCCGATGACCTCGACCGTGAGGAACTCACCGTCGGGCTCGTCCATGGTGGAGAAGATCATCTGCACCGTGGGAACCGCGATGAAGGCCAGGATCAGGGCCGGCACGACGGTCCAGAAGATCTCCAGGCGGGTGTTGCCGTGCACCTGGACCGGCAGGGACCCGTCGTCGTCGGGCCGCTTGCGGAACTTGATCACCGCATAGATGATCAGGCCCTGCACCAGGACGAAGACGAACAGCGCGATCGCGAAGACGGGGCGGATCAGGTCGTGCGGGTCCTGCGCGTAGGGACCCGCCGGGTCCAGCGCGCTCTGTGGGGCGGTGCAGGCGGACAGCACCAGGCCCAGGGCCAGCACGAGGACCAGGGTCCCCCGTGTCCGACGACGCGTCGCGGCGCGCGTGGCGGTCCGGTCGCGCAACGTGGCTCTCCTCACGGGTCGCAAGAGATTCGTCCTCCGGGGCGGTGAAGCCCGGGACCGCACGGCCGCCGGACGGTGCGCGACTGCCGTGCCATGGAGGAGGGAGCCACCGTGGTCCCGGCGGCCCTCCTCGGACGCGGAGGGTAGCCGTTCGGCCGGAGCGCCACCCAACCGGGCCGGCGCGACGCGCGCTGCCGGGGTCGACAGCGATCGGCACCGCGTCGCGCTCAGGGTTCCCAGCGGAAGCGGCGCGCCGCCAGGGCGACCGCCACGGCGCCCCAGCCGGCCACCACGGCCAATGCGCCACCCGCCAGTCCCTCGCCGGCGAAGGCGGCGCGCAGCACCTCGCCGAGCGCCCCGACCGGCAGCGCCCGGCCGATCGCGGCCAGGGTCGCCGGTAGCGCGTCGGCGTCGAAGGCGACCCCGCTGACCACCAGCAGCACGAGGAACAACGCGTTGGACAGCGCGAGCGTGGCCTCCGCGCGCAGCGTCCCGGCCATGAGCAGTCCGAGCGCCGTGAACGTGATCGCGCCGACCAGCACCGCCACCGGGGCGAGCAGCGCCCCGCCCTGTGGCGACCAACCCAGGGCGCCGACCGCGAGGGCGACGACCAGGACCGCCTGCACGGCCAGCACGCACGCCACCGCCAACCCCTTGGCGACCAGGAAGCCCCACCGCGGCAGGGGCGTCCCGCCCAG
Coding sequences:
- a CDS encoding ABC transporter permease → MTRPAPEAGTVDRRTPLARAVLAQAAMELRLLLRSGESLLVTLGIPLGILGFFSVVEVLPTGDVPAVEFLVPGALAISVAATGLVAVAIQTAFERKYGVLKRLGGTPLPRWGFLVAKGLAVACVLAVQAVLVVALAVGALGWSPQGGALLAPVAVLVGAITFTALGLLMAGTLRAEATLALSNALFLVLLVVSGVAFDADALPATLAAIGRALPVGALGEVLRAAFAGEGLAGGALAVVAGWGAVAVALAARRFRWEP
- the coxB gene encoding cytochrome c oxidase subunit II, with the translated sequence MRDRTATRAATRRRTRGTLVLVLALGLVLSACTAPQSALDPAGPYAQDPHDLIRPVFAIALFVFVLVQGLIIYAVIKFRKRPDDDGSLPVQVHGNTRLEIFWTVVPALILAFIAVPTVQMIFSTMDEPDGEFLTVEVIGHRWWWEFYYPDYDIYSANEIVIPVDTPVRLEMTASDPGRSADLGVIHSFWIPAWAGKQDVVPGQTTFLNIQADAAGRYLGQCAEYCGLSHVNMRIRGESMEPADFEAWVENQQSPAVVPEDGLAAQGAELFGASFDTDIGQRSCAACHQIWDGEGARNPGVGPDLTHFASREEFAGAIFPVDEEHLREWLRDPPAMKPMQPQNQVGMPNLNLSEEEIDALVAYMLALE